In Sulfuracidifex metallicus DSM 6482 = JCM 9184, a single window of DNA contains:
- a CDS encoding 30S ribosomal protein S12, with product MAGNKSPKGIYAARKLKLKRLRFRWNQRKFKIRMMALKEKFDPLEGAPMARGVVLEKVGIESRQPNSAVRKCVRVQLVKNGRVVTAFVPGDGGVNFIDEHDEVIIAGIGGTLGRSMGDLPGVRFKVIMVNGVSLDALYKGKKQKPSR from the coding sequence ATGGCAGGCAATAAATCGCCAAAAGGAATATACGCAGCAAGAAAGTTGAAGCTTAAGAGGCTAAGATTCAGATGGAATCAAAGAAAGTTCAAGATAAGGATGATGGCGCTGAAGGAGAAATTTGATCCACTGGAAGGAGCTCCTATGGCTAGGGGTGTTGTTCTAGAGAAAGTTGGAATAGAGTCTAGGCAACCTAATTCAGCTGTAAGAAAGTGTGTGAGAGTTCAGTTGGTGAAGAACGGAAGAGTAGTAACTGCGTTTGTCCCCGGAGACGGCGGTGTAAATTTCATAGATGAACATGATGAGGTCATTATAGCTGGTATAGGAGGAACATTAGGTAGGTCTATGGGTGATCTTCCAGGTGTTAGGTTCAAGGTAATAATGGTCAACGGAGTATCTTTAGATGCTCTATATAAAGGCAAAAAACAGAAACCTTCTAGGTAA
- a CDS encoding DUF151 domain-containing protein translates to MDNNEDLARVTNVDAFFIPIYNSPAIVCYLDDNRQFMLSNVPVEIVLAIRKLNNKDGIIEERENVFDILNFIPEVKDNLEKHIEKVVIDQLNEKIGVYSASIELKFGDSIVIEKRMIPSHAVFLALLTKKPIYVRRNLVDEQENEDKGES, encoded by the coding sequence ATGGACAACAATGAAGATTTAGCTAGAGTGACGAACGTAGACGCCTTCTTTATACCAATATACAATTCACCCGCAATAGTTTGTTATTTAGATGATAACAGACAGTTTATGTTATCTAATGTACCAGTTGAGATTGTACTTGCAATTAGAAAGTTGAACAACAAAGACGGAATAATTGAAGAAAGAGAGAACGTTTTTGATATTTTAAATTTTATACCAGAAGTAAAAGATAATTTGGAAAAACACATAGAAAAAGTAGTAATTGATCAGCTAAATGAAAAGATAGGAGTTTATTCCGCCTCAATTGAGCTAAAATTTGGAGATTCAATAGTAATTGAGAAAAGAATGATTCCTAGCCACGCCGTCTTTTTGGCCTTACTTACTAAAAAGCCAATATATGTTAGAAGAAATTTAGTTGATGAACAAGAAAATGAGGATAAAGGAGAAAGTTGA
- a CDS encoding 30S ribosomal protein S7, whose amino-acid sequence MESAEITPIQIKVFGKWDNKVEVRDPSLKRYIPLMPVYLPHSGGRHEHRRFGKSRISIVERLINNVMRPGRNKGKKQLAYNIVKMTFDLIHERTGENPIQVLVRAIENSSPREEVTRIMYGGIVYYVAVDVAPQRRVDMALRHLVTGAKDAAFNNAKPIEEALADEIIAAYNNDNRSFAVKKKEEIERIALSSR is encoded by the coding sequence ATGGAATCAGCGGAAATTACGCCCATTCAAATAAAGGTTTTCGGTAAATGGGATAACAAGGTTGAAGTTAGAGATCCTAGTCTAAAGAGATATATCCCATTAATGCCAGTTTATTTGCCCCATTCTGGAGGAAGGCATGAACACAGAAGATTCGGTAAGTCTAGAATATCTATAGTAGAAAGGCTAATAAACAACGTAATGAGGCCAGGCAGAAATAAGGGCAAAAAACAACTAGCTTACAACATTGTTAAAATGACCTTCGATCTAATTCATGAAAGAACTGGAGAGAACCCTATTCAAGTTCTAGTTAGGGCTATAGAAAATAGTTCTCCACGAGAAGAAGTAACAAGGATAATGTACGGAGGTATTGTATACTACGTTGCAGTCGACGTTGCCCCACAGAGAAGGGTGGATATGGCATTAAGACATCTCGTTACGGGTGCTAAGGATGCTGCATTCAATAATGCTAAACCTATTGAAGAAGCTTTGGCAGACGAAATAATTGCTGCATATAATAACGACAACAGGAGCTTCGCAGTAAAGAAGAAAGAAGAGATAGAAAGGATAGCCTTAAGCTCTAGGTAA
- a CDS encoding 50S ribosomal protein L30e, with protein MSQQLSFEGELKVLLKTGKVVLGSRNCIKMLKTGKLKMIIIASTLREDIKDDIIYLAKVSGIPFYEYAGSGWDLGTLTGRPFIVSAIGVEEEGSSKILELGRGG; from the coding sequence TTGTCTCAACAGTTGTCATTTGAAGGAGAATTAAAAGTTCTTTTAAAAACTGGAAAAGTAGTTTTAGGATCAAGGAACTGTATCAAAATGCTAAAGACAGGTAAGTTGAAGATGATAATAATAGCATCAACTTTACGTGAAGATATAAAAGATGACATTATTTATCTCGCAAAAGTATCTGGCATTCCATTTTACGAGTATGCAGGAAGCGGATGGGATTTAGGAACTCTGACTGGAAGGCCATTTATAGTATCAGCTATAGGAGTTGAGGAAGAAGGTAGTTCTAAGATTTTGGAACTAGGAAGGGGTGGATGA
- a CDS encoding NusA-like transcription termination signal-binding factor: MPEIRLTPEEMRYISLFQDITKAAVKDCIIDQENNRIIFLVDSKDMGMAIGKNGLNVRKLKNSLGKDVEIVAYSDNLDDMVKFLMAPARVRSIRLVNSDSKKSVYVTVDPQDKGIAIGRSGKNVVRAKLILKRYMDIDNVVIV; the protein is encoded by the coding sequence CTGCCAGAAATTAGGCTAACCCCAGAAGAAATGCGATATATTTCTTTATTTCAGGATATTACAAAGGCCGCAGTTAAAGATTGTATAATAGATCAGGAAAACAATAGGATAATATTTTTGGTGGACAGCAAAGATATGGGGATGGCCATTGGTAAAAATGGTCTTAATGTAAGAAAATTGAAGAACTCGTTAGGAAAGGACGTTGAAATTGTTGCCTATAGTGATAACTTAGACGATATGGTTAAGTTTCTAATGGCTCCGGCTAGAGTCAGAAGCATAAGACTTGTTAATAGTGATTCTAAGAAATCTGTTTACGTAACTGTTGATCCACAAGATAAGGGTATTGCAATAGGTAGAAGTGGAAAGAATGTTGTAAGGGCTAAGCTAATTTTAAAGAGGTATATGGATATTGACAATGTGGTTATAGTATAA
- the tuf gene encoding translation elongation factor EF-1 subunit alpha codes for MSQKPHLNLIVIGHVDHGKSTLVGRLLMDRGFLDEKTVKEAEEAAKKLGKETEKYAFLLDRLKEERERGVTINLTFMKFETKKYFFTIIDAPGHRDFVKNMITGASQADAAILAISAKKGEFESGMSAEGQTREHIILAKTMGIDQMIVAVNKMDLTDTPYDQKRFNEVVDTLTKFMKGFGFNMNKVKFVPIVAPTGENVTSRSEHMSWYNGPTIEDCLDMLEVPPKPVDKPLRIPIQEVYSKSGVGTVPVGRVETGVLKVNDKVVFMPAGKVGDVRSIETHYTRIDKAEPGDNIGFNIRGVEKKDIKRGDVAGHPDKPPTVADEFTARIIVVWHPTALPEGYTPVLHLHTASVACRISEIVSKLDPKTGKEVEKNPKFIKQGDVAIVKMKPIKPLCAEKFNEFPPLGRFAMRDMGKTVGVGVINDVTPAKIEIK; via the coding sequence ATGTCGCAAAAGCCTCATCTTAATTTGATCGTAATAGGACACGTAGATCATGGTAAGAGTACTCTAGTTGGAAGGTTACTGATGGATAGAGGATTTCTAGATGAGAAAACAGTGAAGGAAGCTGAGGAAGCTGCTAAGAAGTTAGGTAAAGAAACAGAGAAGTATGCATTTCTACTAGATAGATTAAAGGAAGAAAGAGAAAGAGGAGTTACAATTAACTTAACTTTCATGAAGTTTGAGACCAAGAAGTACTTCTTCACTATAATTGATGCTCCTGGGCACAGAGACTTCGTAAAGAACATGATTACTGGTGCAAGCCAAGCAGATGCAGCAATTCTAGCAATCTCAGCTAAGAAGGGTGAGTTCGAATCAGGTATGAGCGCTGAAGGTCAGACTAGGGAGCACATAATATTAGCAAAGACTATGGGAATTGACCAAATGATAGTAGCAGTAAACAAGATGGACTTAACTGATACACCTTATGATCAAAAGAGGTTCAATGAAGTAGTAGATACTCTAACCAAATTCATGAAAGGTTTTGGCTTCAACATGAACAAAGTTAAGTTCGTTCCGATAGTAGCACCGACAGGAGAAAACGTTACTAGTCGTTCAGAGCATATGTCATGGTATAACGGACCCACTATTGAAGACTGTCTAGATATGCTAGAAGTACCTCCTAAGCCAGTAGATAAGCCTCTAAGGATACCAATTCAGGAAGTGTATTCCAAGTCAGGTGTAGGAACAGTACCAGTAGGTAGAGTAGAAACTGGTGTATTGAAGGTCAACGATAAGGTGGTTTTCATGCCGGCAGGAAAAGTAGGAGATGTGAGATCAATTGAGACTCACTATACTAGAATAGACAAGGCTGAGCCTGGAGATAACATTGGATTTAACATAAGAGGCGTTGAAAAGAAAGACATAAAGAGAGGTGACGTTGCCGGTCATCCAGACAAGCCTCCAACAGTAGCTGACGAGTTTACAGCTAGAATAATAGTAGTATGGCATCCTACAGCGCTGCCTGAGGGATATACTCCAGTCTTACATCTGCATACTGCTAGCGTAGCTTGTAGAATATCAGAAATAGTGTCAAAGTTAGATCCAAAAACTGGTAAGGAAGTAGAGAAGAATCCAAAGTTCATCAAGCAAGGAGACGTAGCTATAGTGAAGATGAAGCCAATTAAGCCTCTATGCGCAGAGAAGTTTAATGAGTTCCCACCATTAGGAAGGTTTGCAATGAGAGATATGGGTAAGACTGTAGGAGTAGGAGTTATAAACGATGTTACTCCCGCAAAAATAGAGATCAAGTAA